A genomic region of Arachis hypogaea cultivar Tifrunner chromosome 5, arahy.Tifrunner.gnm2.J5K5, whole genome shotgun sequence contains the following coding sequences:
- the LOC112801526 gene encoding L-lactate dehydrogenase B-like, translating to MQKSASSGVSLLGPGGLDLTHSFFTSILNSAPPSPTKRHNKVTVVGAGNVGMAVAQTILTQDLVDELVLVDALPDKLRGEMLDLQHAAAFLPRTKIHASTEYSVTAGSDLCIVTAGARQVSGESRLNLVQRNVSLFRSIIPPLVQHSPACVILVVSNPVDVLTYVAWKLSGFPANRVFGSGTNLDSSRFRFLIADHLDVNAHDVQAYIVGEHGDSSVALWSSISVGGVPVLSFLEKQEIAYERVTLEKIHKAVIESADEVIRLKGYTSWAIGYSVANLARSILRDQRKVHPVSVLAKGFHGIHGGEVFLSLPSQLGRGGVIGVTNIHLTPKEAQHLRDSATAILEVQNQLPI from the coding sequence atgcaGAAGAGCGCTTCATCAGGGGTGTCATTGCTGGGCCCAGGAGGCTTAGACCTAACACACTCCTTCTTCACCTCCATACTCAACTCTGCACCGCCCTCTCCCACTAAGCGCCACAACAAGGTCACTGTAGTTGGCGCAGGAAACGTCGGAATGGCCGTAGCCCAAACCATCCTCACTCAGGACCTCGTCGACGAACTCGTCCTCGTCGATGCCCTCCCCGACAAGCTCCGCGGCGAGATGCTGGACCTGCAGCACGCCGCCGCGTTCCTTCCACGCACCAAGATCCACGCGTCCACGGAGTACTCCGTCACGGCTGGGTCTGACCTGTGCATCGTGACGGCAGGGGCACGGCAGGTGAGCGGAGAGTCAAGGCTGAACCTGGTGCAGAGGAACGTGTCCCTGTTCAGAAGCATCATTCCCCCTCTGGTTCAGCACTCGCCGGCATGTGTTATTCTTGTGGTTTCGAATCCGGTGGACGTGCTAACATATGTGGCCTGGAAGCTGTCAGGGTTTCCGGCGAACCGCGTCTTCGGCTCCGGCACCAACCTGGACTCTTCCCGTTTCCGTTTCCTGATTGCCGATCATCTTGACGTCAACGCTCACGACGTTCAGGCATACATTGTAGGGGAACACGGCGACAGCTCGGTGGCCCTGTGGTCAAGCATCAGCGTGGGCGGAGTTCCGGTGCTAAGCTTTCTTGAGAAGCAAGAGATAGCGTACGAGAGAGTGACGCTGGAGAAGATACACAAGGCAGTGATAGAGAGCGCCGATGAAGTGATCCGTCTGAAAGGGTACACATCGTGGGCCATAGGGTACTCTGTGGCTAACTTGGCTCGAAGCATTCTGAGGGACCAGAGGAAGGTGCATCCCGTTTCGGTTCTTGCAAAGGGGTTTCATGGTATCCATGGAGGGGAAGTGTTTCTGAGCTTGCCGTCGCAGCTTGGTAGGGGAGGGGTCATTGGTGTTACCAACATCCATTTGACTCCCAAAGAGGCACAACACCTCAGAGACTCTGCCACCGCCATCCTTGAGGTCCAAAATCAACTTCCAATTTGA